Proteins encoded together in one Telopea speciosissima isolate NSW1024214 ecotype Mountain lineage chromosome 6, Tspe_v1, whole genome shotgun sequence window:
- the LOC122665454 gene encoding uncharacterized mitochondrial protein AtMg00810-like, with amino-acid sequence MDPNHKFGSNDGEGLKDVHSYRSLVRKLLYLTVTRPDISYAVGVLSQFMQSPCKSHWDAAIRVLRYLKGAPGKGLIYWPNKHMELVAYSNADWAGSASDRRSTTGYCPFVGGNLVTW; translated from the coding sequence ATGGATCCTAATCACAAGTTTGGCTCTAATGATGGTGAGGGTCTTAAGGATGTTCACTCTTACAGAAGCTTGGTTAGAAAGTTGTTATATTTGACAGTCACTAGGCCAGACATTTCCTATGCTGTTGGGGTtctcagccagtttatgcaatcCCCTTGCAAGTCACATTGGGATGCAGCCATTCGAGTTCTTCGGTATTTGAAGGGAGCCCCTGGAAAGGGGCTAATTTATTGGCCAAATAAACACATGGAGCTTGTTGCCTACTctaatgcagattgggcaggttctGCTAGTGACCGTCGATCTACTACAGGATATTGtccctttgttggaggaaatctggttaCGTGGTGA